Proteins encoded in a region of the Deefgea piscis genome:
- a CDS encoding transporter substrate-binding domain-containing protein, giving the protein MFKIGTALAAVLVFQLAQAASLEAIQKSGQIVIGVKDSSPPFSQLDVKTRALKGYDIDFALGIAKRLKVKPVFKTLESDDRIPWVKEGKADIVIADLARSAEREKEVAFSTGYFVTDTRILAKKGRFKSERDLAGSQIALTSASSSVKLMRKSFPDTKLAEFEDKPEMLKAVLAGVVDGMLGDGPVMTATLAQIPAAQRSQFEVSDFALDTKTFGVAMPKDEKTLQIAVNNALVDMETSGEAQAIFNRWFGPQSSQPMGRIFRISPSRN; this is encoded by the coding sequence ATGTTCAAAATTGGCACGGCTTTGGCAGCCGTTCTTGTCTTTCAATTGGCTCAAGCGGCATCACTAGAAGCTATTCAAAAAAGTGGCCAAATTGTCATTGGCGTAAAAGACTCTTCGCCGCCATTCTCACAACTCGATGTTAAAACCCGCGCCCTCAAAGGGTATGACATTGACTTTGCCTTGGGAATTGCCAAGCGCTTGAAGGTGAAGCCTGTGTTTAAAACCTTAGAGTCAGACGATCGTATTCCTTGGGTTAAAGAAGGTAAAGCGGATATTGTCATCGCGGATTTAGCGCGGAGCGCGGAGCGCGAGAAAGAAGTCGCTTTTAGTACCGGTTATTTTGTAACTGATACGCGCATTCTGGCCAAAAAAGGGCGCTTTAAATCTGAAAGAGATTTAGCAGGCAGCCAAATTGCGCTGACTTCGGCATCCAGCTCGGTCAAATTAATGCGCAAGTCCTTCCCCGATACTAAACTCGCTGAATTTGAAGATAAACCAGAAATGTTAAAGGCGGTATTGGCGGGGGTTGTCGACGGAATGTTGGGTGACGGGCCAGTGATGACCGCCACATTGGCGCAAATTCCTGCAGCACAGCGTAGTCAATTTGAGGTGAGTGATTTTGCGTTGGATACGAAAACCTTTGGTGTCGCTATGCCCAAAGACGAAAAAACACTACAAATTGCAGTGAATAATGCGCTCGTCGATATGGAGACCTCAGGTGAAGCTCAGGCGATCTTTAATCGCTGGTTTGGCCCGCAAAGTAGCCAACCAATGGGACGAATTTTTAGAATTAGCCCAAGCCGAAATTAA
- the ntrC gene encoding nitrogen regulation protein NR(I), whose protein sequence is MKPVWVIDDDKSIRWVFEKALSREQITHTTFASATEALLRLQTERPQAVVCDIRMPGESGLSFLEMMTREWPDIPVIIMTAHSDLDSAVSAFQGGAFEYLAKPFDVDQAIALIRRAMQESETLSPNHETGSAVPEMLGQAPAMQDVFRAIGRLSHSAATVMITGESGSGKELVARALHRHSPRASKTFVAINSAAIPKDLLESELFGHERGAFTGADAKRIGRFEQAEGGTLFLDEIGDMPFDLQTRLLRVLSDGFFYRVGGHQPIKANVRVIAATHQDLEDRVKEKLFREDLYHRLNVIRLRLPALRERKQDIPLLAKHFLSQSAQNLGVEIKRLSDAAMQQLTQYHFPGNVRQLENICHWISVMAPGQCVESNDLPPELRAAPQVTNQLVGDWQSSLAAEVQHRLQRGDSRILDSMMQDFERTVIEQALAQTGGKRIEASELLGWGRNTLTRKIQELGIDEHSA, encoded by the coding sequence ATGAAACCAGTTTGGGTGATTGACGACGACAAATCGATTCGCTGGGTGTTTGAAAAAGCACTCAGTCGCGAGCAAATTACCCATACCACCTTTGCTTCTGCTACCGAGGCGCTGCTTCGCTTACAAACCGAGCGCCCACAAGCAGTGGTGTGTGATATCCGTATGCCCGGCGAATCGGGGCTCAGTTTTTTAGAGATGATGACACGCGAATGGCCCGATATTCCGGTGATTATCATGACCGCGCATTCCGATTTGGATAGTGCCGTTTCGGCCTTTCAAGGCGGAGCATTTGAATATTTAGCTAAACCATTTGATGTCGACCAAGCGATTGCGCTCATTCGCCGCGCCATGCAAGAGAGTGAAACGCTCAGCCCAAACCACGAAACGGGCTCTGCAGTCCCTGAAATGCTTGGCCAAGCGCCAGCCATGCAAGACGTGTTTCGCGCCATTGGCCGCCTCTCGCACTCGGCCGCGACGGTGATGATTACCGGTGAATCTGGCAGTGGTAAAGAACTTGTTGCCCGCGCACTACATCGACATAGCCCGCGCGCTAGCAAAACATTTGTCGCCATCAATAGCGCGGCCATCCCTAAAGATTTATTAGAGTCTGAATTATTCGGTCACGAGCGTGGTGCATTTACTGGGGCCGACGCTAAACGCATTGGCCGCTTTGAACAAGCCGAAGGCGGCACGCTATTTCTTGATGAAATTGGTGACATGCCGTTTGATTTACAAACTCGTTTATTACGGGTGCTGTCGGATGGTTTTTTCTACCGCGTTGGTGGTCATCAACCGATTAAGGCCAATGTTCGGGTCATTGCCGCAACACATCAAGATCTTGAGGATAGGGTCAAAGAAAAATTATTTCGCGAGGACCTTTATCATCGACTCAATGTGATTCGTTTGCGCTTACCGGCACTGCGCGAACGTAAGCAAGACATTCCGCTATTGGCGAAGCATTTTCTCTCGCAGTCGGCACAAAACCTCGGCGTGGAAATCAAACGCCTGAGCGACGCCGCGATGCAGCAGCTAACTCAATATCATTTTCCGGGTAATGTGCGGCAACTCGAAAACATCTGCCATTGGATTAGCGTGATGGCACCGGGGCAATGCGTTGAAAGCAATGACTTACCCCCAGAATTGCGTGCTGCACCGCAAGTGACCAATCAACTCGTTGGCGACTGGCAGTCGTCCTTAGCTGCAGAAGTGCAACACCGCTTGCAACGCGGTGACAGCCGAATTTTAGACAGCATGATGCAGGACTTTGAGCGCACCGTGATTGAGCAAGCCTTAGCTCAAACTGGGGGTAAACGAATAGAAGCCTCAGAATTACTTGGCTGGGGACGCAATACCCTCACCAGAAAAATCCAAGAGCTGGGAATCGATGAGCATAGCGCCTAA
- a CDS encoding sensor domain-containing diguanylate cyclase: MNAHTKTMTAGLFLVSYLFAGVLSIQLGTINPGNMGLIWLAAGIGLFTVLQLGRIGLVIVYVGSFAINTPYLFHGHWQHQVASILISGGIFAGIDTLQSYLAARAYQALASQYGNTMWRQPTVLPKIWLRVCFIPVAVTMPLFIALQTSAGLIPINLDSILIRGMILMLADSSGLILFVPLYPYLKSGTLIKELLKSIYFLIIIPIPIIINYFILDRTLILLLPLMLYIAVRFKMAATNVSLLLITLMCIGLTAKGYGFVNTQNIIISLLQIQIFVFSITLALQYLAQTQTQIMHNQAYLEQEVKSRTETLAQLNHELSILATTDELTQLSNRREWQSKAHASFLNALRYQKNLSLMMIDVDHFKKINDQYGHLFGDQILKQIAQLCMLNTRATDLVARWGGEEFVVLLPETTLEQAKIVAEKIRYAIASNAFSQADNLQLTTTVSIGLSSLVAHDQSLDDLLSRADNTMYLAKAKGRNCIQADTSTITDSSVA, from the coding sequence ATGAACGCTCATACAAAAACCATGACTGCTGGCCTATTTTTGGTCAGCTACTTATTTGCTGGTGTGTTATCCATTCAACTCGGGACAATCAATCCTGGCAATATGGGCTTAATTTGGCTGGCCGCAGGGATTGGCTTATTTACCGTTTTGCAATTAGGCCGCATTGGCCTTGTCATCGTTTACGTTGGCAGCTTTGCCATCAATACACCGTATTTATTTCATGGCCACTGGCAACATCAAGTGGCCAGCATTTTAATCAGCGGCGGTATTTTTGCTGGGATTGACACATTGCAATCCTATTTAGCAGCACGCGCCTATCAAGCCCTAGCCAGCCAATACGGCAACACCATGTGGCGACAACCCACGGTATTACCTAAGATCTGGCTCCGAGTCTGCTTTATTCCTGTTGCTGTGACCATGCCATTATTTATCGCATTGCAAACTTCAGCGGGCTTAATCCCAATAAACTTAGACTCCATCTTAATTCGCGGCATGATTTTAATGCTGGCAGATTCCTCAGGGCTTATTTTATTTGTCCCGCTCTACCCCTATCTGAAATCAGGCACTTTAATTAAAGAGCTATTAAAATCAATTTACTTTCTCATCATTATCCCGATCCCAATCATTATCAATTATTTCATTCTAGATCGAACCTTAATTTTATTACTACCACTCATGCTGTATATTGCAGTGCGTTTCAAAATGGCGGCAACCAATGTCTCACTACTACTCATTACATTAATGTGCATCGGTTTAACCGCAAAAGGCTATGGATTTGTAAACACACAAAATATTATTATTTCATTATTACAAATCCAAATCTTTGTGTTTTCTATTACATTAGCTTTACAATATTTAGCACAAACGCAAACACAAATTATGCATAACCAAGCTTATTTAGAGCAAGAGGTGAAGTCACGAACTGAAACACTCGCGCAACTCAATCATGAATTAAGCATTCTTGCCACGACGGACGAGCTCACCCAACTAAGTAATCGTAGGGAGTGGCAATCCAAAGCTCACGCGAGTTTTTTAAATGCTTTGCGCTATCAAAAAAATCTGAGCTTAATGATGATCGACGTGGATCACTTTAAAAAAATTAATGATCAATACGGGCATTTATTTGGTGATCAGATATTAAAACAAATCGCACAATTATGTATGCTCAATACCCGTGCCACCGATTTAGTCGCTCGCTGGGGTGGCGAAGAGTTTGTGGTTTTACTACCTGAAACCACGCTGGAGCAAGCTAAAATTGTTGCCGAAAAAATAAGGTACGCCATTGCCAGCAACGCATTTTCTCAGGCAGACAATCTACAACTCACCACGACAGTGAGTATCGGCTTGTCCAGCCTAGTTGCGCATGATCAATCGTTAGATGATTTACTCTCGCGCGCCGACAATACGATGTATTTGGCTAAAGCCAAGGGTCGCAATTGCATACAAGCTGATACATCTACAATAACGGACAGCAGTGTGGCCTAA
- a CDS encoding DUF6929 family protein: protein MLKHLLAATLAATFALHANAESYTLELGQAHINRDLPSASGLNYRNGFFYAVGDDAQWLFELDKNFYITDKQLIKEYPIDPVTGRINKKVKPDFEALAQFRQGKQTWSLTLGSGSKSNREVGFLLSSDRISKHERSLTSLYTQLKTAAGIAELNIEGVALGNGKAYIFNRGNGGGNLIFAVKQHELIEYMFNKLETFSKVDTFKVTLPVVANFEAGLSGGDFWAKNNSLVYTASVEATGDSYNDGQILGSFIGVIPLEKLKDGVVLNLTPTSVPLLDQGGRVVITKAESLAIISSEEDEIKGAIASDNDDGTSEFFYFELEKND from the coding sequence ATGCTTAAACATCTTCTCGCCGCAACACTCGCAGCTACTTTTGCCCTGCACGCCAATGCCGAAAGCTACACACTGGAGTTGGGTCAAGCTCACATCAACCGTGATCTGCCATCGGCTTCTGGCCTGAATTATCGCAATGGTTTTTTCTATGCGGTGGGTGATGATGCTCAATGGCTGTTTGAACTCGATAAGAATTTCTATATCACTGATAAACAGTTGATTAAGGAGTATCCAATCGACCCAGTTACGGGCCGGATCAATAAAAAAGTAAAACCTGACTTTGAAGCCTTAGCGCAATTTCGCCAAGGCAAACAAACTTGGAGCTTAACGCTAGGCTCGGGCAGTAAATCAAATCGCGAGGTGGGCTTTTTGCTTTCTAGCGATCGCATTAGCAAACATGAGCGTAGCCTGACTAGCTTATACACGCAGCTGAAAACGGCAGCGGGTATTGCAGAACTCAATATTGAAGGCGTGGCACTGGGCAACGGCAAAGCGTACATCTTCAACCGTGGCAATGGTGGCGGCAATCTGATTTTTGCTGTGAAGCAGCATGAGTTGATTGAATATATGTTCAATAAACTAGAAACCTTCAGCAAAGTAGACACTTTCAAAGTGACTTTGCCAGTCGTGGCGAACTTTGAAGCGGGCCTGTCTGGCGGCGACTTCTGGGCGAAAAATAACAGTTTGGTTTACACCGCCTCAGTGGAAGCCACTGGCGACTCATACAACGATGGCCAAATTTTGGGTAGCTTCATTGGTGTCATTCCATTGGAAAAACTGAAAGACGGTGTGGTACTTAATTTGACGCCAACGTCAGTACCCTTGCTCGACCAAGGCGGTCGCGTTGTGATTACCAAAGCGGAATCTTTGGCGATCATTAGTAGCGAAGAAGACGAAATCAAAGGCGCAATCGCCAGTGATAACGATGATGGTACCAGTGAATTTTTCTATTTCGAGCTAGAAAAGAATGATTAA
- the glnL gene encoding nitrogen regulation protein NR(II) encodes MSHPTFAGLDYLDAAVLAVDQDGYIRYANPAANSLFNVKPHEQQSLIHCFGENSPLVFAAQTALEKRISITEHELVVFGIEGEMYVTLDVTPIESTAAAVLLEIRRIDQQRRIINEERLQAQQQANRELIRNLAHEIKNPLGGIRGAAQLLAHELPDPQLKEYTDVIVDEVSRLQSLLDRLLTPHRLPQLKELNIHEVLERVRSLVLAETPNGLAVKRDYDTSIPTLIADKEQLIQSVLNIVRNAIQAMSNIGEVILRTRIARQVTLNRQRYPLALRIDISDNGPGIPEHLKETLFYPLVSGRPGGTGIGLHLAHTYIAQHHGVIEFESRAGHTTFSLFLPLNAWQDTGSTS; translated from the coding sequence ATGAGCCACCCTACTTTTGCTGGCCTCGATTATCTCGATGCGGCCGTCTTAGCGGTCGATCAGGACGGTTATATTCGCTACGCTAATCCGGCAGCGAATAGTTTATTTAATGTAAAGCCACACGAACAACAATCGTTAATCCATTGTTTTGGTGAGAACTCACCTTTAGTTTTTGCCGCACAAACGGCATTAGAAAAACGCATTTCAATCACTGAGCACGAATTAGTGGTGTTTGGTATTGAGGGCGAAATGTATGTCACGCTCGATGTCACCCCTATTGAATCAACCGCGGCGGCAGTATTGCTAGAAATACGGCGCATTGATCAACAACGCCGCATTATTAATGAAGAGCGATTACAAGCACAGCAACAAGCCAATCGCGAATTAATTCGTAATTTGGCGCATGAAATTAAAAACCCACTGGGCGGCATTCGTGGCGCAGCCCAACTATTGGCGCATGAATTACCCGACCCGCAGCTCAAAGAATATACCGATGTGATTGTCGATGAAGTCTCTCGCCTACAAAGCTTACTTGATCGCCTCCTCACGCCACATCGTTTACCGCAGCTCAAAGAGTTGAATATTCATGAGGTGTTAGAGCGTGTACGTAGCCTTGTTTTGGCAGAAACGCCCAATGGCTTGGCGGTAAAACGCGATTACGACACCAGTATTCCAACTTTAATTGCCGATAAAGAGCAATTAATTCAATCCGTGCTCAATATTGTGCGCAATGCCATCCAAGCCATGTCCAATATTGGTGAAGTGATCTTACGCACCCGCATTGCCCGTCAAGTCACACTCAATCGCCAACGCTACCCTTTGGCCTTACGTATCGACATTAGTGATAACGGCCCCGGCATCCCTGAGCATTTGAAAGAAACGCTATTTTATCCGCTGGTTTCTGGCCGTCCCGGCGGCACCGGTATCGGCTTACATTTAGCACATACCTATATTGCTCAGCATCACGGCGTGATTGAATTTGAAAGCCGAGCAGGACACACCACATTTAGCCTTTTCTTACCCCTTAACGCATGGCAAGACACAGGAAGCACATCATGA
- the glnA gene encoding type I glutamate--ammonia ligase — translation MAVADVLKLIKENDIRFVDLRFTDTIGKEHHVTVPSHVVDEEWFEAGHAFDGSSIAGWKGIQASDMLLLPDPATANIDPFFDEPTLIMTCDVIEPATGKGYDRDPRSLARRAEAYLKTTGIGDTAYFGPEPEFFIFDSIRWNTDMSGSFVKIGSDEGAWATADEVQGGNLGHRPRVKGGYFPVPPVDSHQDIRASMVLILEEMGVPVEVFHHEVSNAGQNEIGTKFSTLTQRADWTQILKYVVHNVANQYGKTATFMPKPIVGDNGSGMHVHQSIWKDGKNLFAGNEYAGLSETALFYIGGIIKHAKALNAITNPGTNSYKRLVPHYEAPVKLAYSAKNRSASIRIPHVASEKGRRIEARFPDPLANPYLCFAALMMAGLDGIQNKIHPGDPADKNLYDLPPEEDKLIPTVCSSLDEALAALDADREFLTRGGVFTNEWIDSYIELKMNDVNRSRMNVHPVEFDMYYSL, via the coding sequence ATGGCGGTAGCCGACGTTCTCAAGCTTATTAAAGAAAACGACATTCGTTTCGTTGACTTGCGCTTCACCGACACCATCGGTAAAGAGCACCACGTAACTGTTCCTTCTCACGTCGTTGATGAAGAATGGTTCGAAGCGGGTCACGCTTTCGATGGTTCATCGATCGCCGGCTGGAAAGGCATTCAAGCTTCCGACATGCTGTTGTTGCCAGATCCTGCAACAGCCAATATCGATCCATTCTTTGATGAGCCAACGCTGATCATGACTTGCGATGTGATCGAGCCAGCAACCGGCAAAGGTTATGACCGTGATCCACGTTCATTGGCCCGTCGCGCTGAAGCTTATTTGAAAACTACCGGTATCGGCGACACTGCTTACTTTGGTCCAGAACCAGAATTCTTTATTTTTGACAGCATCCGTTGGAACACGGATATGTCAGGCTCGTTCGTAAAAATCGGTTCAGACGAAGGCGCTTGGGCGACTGCTGACGAAGTTCAAGGCGGCAACTTAGGTCACCGTCCACGCGTTAAAGGCGGCTACTTCCCAGTACCTCCAGTAGACAGCCATCAAGACATCCGCGCCTCTATGGTGTTGATCTTGGAAGAAATGGGCGTGCCAGTTGAAGTGTTCCATCACGAAGTTTCAAACGCAGGTCAAAATGAGATTGGTACTAAATTCTCAACTTTGACACAACGCGCTGACTGGACTCAAATCCTGAAATACGTGGTGCACAACGTTGCCAACCAATACGGCAAAACAGCAACGTTTATGCCAAAACCAATCGTTGGCGACAACGGTTCAGGCATGCACGTTCACCAATCAATCTGGAAAGACGGCAAAAACTTGTTTGCTGGCAATGAATACGCTGGTTTGTCTGAAACTGCCCTGTTCTACATCGGCGGTATCATCAAGCACGCTAAAGCATTGAACGCGATCACCAACCCAGGCACGAACTCGTACAAACGTTTGGTACCGCATTACGAAGCACCGGTTAAATTGGCTTACTCGGCTAAAAACCGCTCTGCATCGATCCGTATTCCTCACGTTGCGTCTGAAAAAGGCCGTCGTATCGAAGCGCGCTTCCCAGATCCATTGGCAAACCCATACTTGTGCTTTGCTGCATTGATGATGGCAGGCTTGGATGGTATCCAAAACAAGATTCACCCAGGCGATCCAGCGGACAAAAACTTGTACGATTTGCCACCAGAAGAAGACAAATTGATCCCTACAGTTTGCTCTTCACTGGACGAAGCTTTGGCCGCACTCGATGCAGACCGTGAATTCTTGACTCGTGGTGGCGTATTCACCAATGAGTGGATCGACTCTTACATCGAACTCAAAATGAACGACGTAAATCGTTCACGCATGAACGTGCATCCAGTTGAATTTGATATGTACTACTCATTGTAA
- a CDS encoding SelT/SelW/SelH family protein — MSSLKKPRITIHYCTQCSWLLRSAWLAQELLSTFAFELGEVALQPGTGGVFLIHCDEVLVWDRKIENGFPEAKILKQRIRDLIAPDKTLGHSDKTNN; from the coding sequence ATGAGCTCACTCAAAAAACCGCGAATCACCATACACTATTGCACTCAATGCAGTTGGTTACTGCGCAGTGCATGGCTAGCCCAAGAGTTACTCTCAACTTTTGCTTTTGAATTAGGCGAAGTGGCATTACAACCGGGCACGGGTGGCGTATTTTTAATCCATTGCGATGAGGTTTTAGTCTGGGATAGAAAAATTGAAAACGGTTTTCCTGAGGCTAAAATTTTAAAGCAAAGGATTAGAGATTTGATTGCGCCCGATAAAACCTTAGGACATTCGGATAAAACCAACAATTAA